The region GCTTCGCCATGTATTTGTGATGAGAACAATGAGAGAACAATGCTTTACAGCAGGTGGGAGGCACAGAGATACACACGCGACGTGGTGGTTTTATTCGGTCATCTGAACTGACACTGAGTTGGCGTTGACTCTGTAGGACACTGTTTCTTCCTTCTACCCATTCCTGCTGCACTCAGCCAGGCAGCAGTCTCCTTGCATGAAGTTTTGCAGCTACTAGTTTTACAATTACTGGTTTGTCTCGTAGTGATGCtttgtgagttttttttccccccactttttttttttcttttttttttttttttcacgttTACTTTTGAGGAAGTAGAACTGTCATGGTAATAAACACGTATCACCTTCTACAatgagagcagctggagaaacGATAGAGGCCGGGCAGCTCCGCTTGCACAGCAGcgagcacagcccctgcctggtTGCAAGCACAACACACATTCATGTCTGGGGGAGTTACCTCTTTGTCCTGCCTAAAGCGCCGTCTGAGTCGGCTCCATCTGAATGGAATTGTGCTCCTCTGTGGTCACTGTGCCATAGGAAGTATCAGCTACCTCCTCTTCCTTCAGTTTCTTGTAAGAAATATCTGTGTCTTCCTCTTCGCCGAGTGTATCTTGCTTGTAGCTGTCTTTTCCGTACATCTTGTATGCCAGCACAAACAGTCCCGCTTCTGCTGACTGAAAAAGCGCATAAAGCAAGGGAAACATGTACATGCTCCCTATGAGCTCCGGGGAGAAGGTGAGTTTTAGGATGGCGGTGCAGAGCTGGACGTTTTGGCACCCTGTTTCCAAAGATACCGTTCTCCTGCAGTGTGGGGGCATTTTAAAGACCGTGGCTAAGCCGTATCCCAAGGCGTACCCTGCCAGAGGCATCAGCACTGCAATGGCGTAGACAGACGCAGGAATCTGTGCCAACAGATCTGGGCCCAGCATGGTCCCCGTCAGGATGAACAGGACCACCAGAGTCACCAAGAGAGACCACAGGGAAATCTGGCAACAGACAGACATTGATAAACAGCATGAGAGCTATTGTTTTGAAAGGATAAGCACCCCTGGTAGAGGCTTGCTAAAGAGTCTAAACGGCAAAACATGGTTGCACTGCCCTTCCCAGGTTTGCTCCTGGCCTGGGATCATATCCCAGGAAAGCAACGGGATGAGGTCACCATCCATCATTTTGCTTTGGGATGACTTGCTGGGAAACAAGAGTCAGGACTTGTGTCTCACTCTTCCTTTCTCAATTAAGCTAATTTAGTTGCATGTTTTAAGGAAGTGTGGCCGTGCCTGCAGGTTGATTGCGCCTGACCTGGGTGCAGCAAGAGTGAGGAGAAAGCAGGATGTCATGGAATGCATCTGCTACAGGGTCCAGGATCTACCACATCTACCACACTGCCCTCCTTCGTGTGCGCTGCGATAGGAGTAACCTGCCCTTTCCCTCGCTTTCTCCGTCCCACCGTTTCATTTCAAGGCTGTAAGTCTCTGTATTCCCCCGAAGTAGTTGACTATGCCCGTGTGAGACTAAGGCCGGTTCGGAGGGACCCGAAAGCTGACTACAGTCGGCTCCCCGTCCCCGTGCCGCCCGGGGCATTCCCCGCGGGCGCCGTGCCTACCTTGACCATGAGGTCGGCGGCGCGGGGGTGCCGGTAGCGGATGAGCACCCCCAGGCCGATGGGCAGCAGGGTGCTGCCCAGCGTCAGGCTCACCGcccccaggggcagcagctgcaccacGGCCGTGTTGATCCAGTGGCGGCTGTAGATCCAGAGGCAGAGGGGCATCAGGAAGAGGGCCAGCAGCGTGGAGGAGGCCGTCATGATAATGCTGCGCCGGGGGAATCAAAGAAACGCTCCATCACCGCGCGCCCGGCCGGGGGTCAGCCCCGGGAAGCCCCCGCTGGAAGTGGGTCCTGCAGCTGGCCGGGCGCTTCTCACGGCAAGAGCCCGCTCGgtctctcctctcccctttccaTCCTCCACCCCCTTCCCTGCTCCGGTCGGGGCGCGGGCACGCAAGATTTTTAGGGACGGAGGCAGGAGGCGTGTGTCGGGGCTCTTGTAAGATCCTCCACGGGAGAGGCGGGAGAGCAGCGCTGGCGATTCACAGCCCGTCCCGGCTGCACCGCCGGCAGGTGCCCGGCGAACCCTCCCCGCCTCCCGGGGCTGCCGCAGCCTCCCGGCCGGCTGGGGACAAGCGGCAGCGGGGACCTACCTCAGATTCATATCCCCGTCGACGAGCACCGACATGAGGTTGGAGAGGTTGCCCCCGGGGCAGCAGCCGCACAGCAGTACAGCCACGGCCGCCACCTCGTCCAAGGCGAAGATGAGGGCGAGGAGGAAGGCCAGCAGCGGCATGGCCACGAATTGTcccagcagcgccagcagcagccctacGGGCCGccggagctgctgccccagctgccccagctccacggcgcagcccagccccagcatggTCACgcagagccccagccccaccagcacGCTCAGGCCCTGGCTGAGGGAGCGGTCCCCGAAGGTGTCGCCGTCCCCCGCCAGCGACCCGCCGTcggggccgccgcccgccggggGCTGCGCGGAGCTGGCCATGGGCCCCGGGGAGCCGCCGGCTTCcccccgccgagccccggggcagagcggggcGCCGTCAGTGCGGGACGCGGGGAGGGCTCGCCCCGGCGGGCGGCGGAGCCCGCATCCCTCCGCGGCCGCGCTCGGAGCTCCGCTGATGCTCCGCGCTCGCCGGCTGCCCGTCTGCCGCCTCCCCGGCCCCACGCGGGGCCACCCCCGCCGTGGGCGGTGTCTCGCTGCCGCCTCGACGGCGGTCATCGCCGGCCGCCagcgccgcccggccccggcggaGGGAAGCGCAGGCGGCGGCGGGCTCACGGCCGCGTCCCCATCTCCGCTGCGACCCCCGGCAGCCTCTTCTGGAGCCCGCGGGGCCCGACCTTTCCAGGGAGCGACCTGAGGTACCGCAGGATTGACTTGGGCATCGGCATTTCCGAAAGGTCAATTAGCGTCGCAATGTCACGCGATGTGGGTGGGAGCACTCGACCCCTCTGCTGAGGGATTGTCAAGCTCGTTCTCCCTCCAGGCGAGTTGCTATTGATGTGAAGGTTTTGGGATGTGTGAGGAAGGATGGGAAGCCCTTTTATGAGGTCGAGGAGGCAGCACTTTCTGCTGGTGGGGGTGCAGAAGTTTCTCAGGAGCAGACTAACCTTTTAAAAGGTAGTCAGTACACGTGAAGGAAACAGGCAAACTCACAGGCACACAACTATTCAAACCAGGGTAAGAAATGTAGTCCGTCACCCAAAAATCGTATCCAAAGGCAATTAAACGGTTTTCAGTCATAAAACTGTGCTTACAacatttacttttcatttaataaTTGTGTGTCTCCGTGTTCCTTCAGAAGTAAAGTGCTGTATCGAATGTCCAGCTAGACTGTCAGGGGCAGGGGTTTTTGAGAGAGGAGGGCAGATTCCGAGGGCAGGGGATATGTCGGTGGCTCTTCACTCTTGGCACTACTCTTGGCCTTGTCTTAGGAATGTGACTCCTTCCCTCATTCCCCCACAGGGTTTAGAGGGGTCACAGCCACCACATCACAATACCACTCCTGGGTGAGGGTAGCTGCTTCAGGACAGGACATCCCCAGGGGCTTCCCCTTGGCTTCTGCACTTCGTGTGTGGCTCTACTTCTGCATGGAGCATTTCGGGTCACAGCCGAAGGGGGACACACCAGATTTAAGGACAGAGCCTATGGGGGACTGCCCTGACTCGCTGCTTGCCTTAAGCTCCATCAAACAGCAAGTTTGGGTCAAATTTTAGGCTGTCCCGGGACTCAAGTAGAAATTATTGGTggcttgaaagaaaaacagatggtTTTCTTATTAAATCTTTGGGTCTTTCTTGGGGCACAGGTGACACGAGAAGTACAAGTAGTGCCCGGTGACAAAATCCTGGGAACACAACTTTGCCAAAATGATGCCAAGTTCAATGCTGTACtgcctgtgtttgtttctttgtcatTAGCCTGAAGAGAGCTCAGGGAAGATGAGTCATCGGAGCTGAATAACCAAATAGGATCTGGACTGCTTTAGTTCATTCATATTTTTGGGCTCTAGAGAAGGGGAGCTCAGGATCTGGTTGGCTTTTTTGAGCCAACAGCATTCTCTGgatttaattttctggtttgCATACGCAGAAAAGGGCTATCAGTGTATTTATTGTGCTTCATAAAGGCGCATACTGTTACATCTCGTTCCATCTGTCCTGTAGCCAGTCCTTTGCTTTGCAACATGCAGGTCATTTTCTTATCATACCCTTCCTGGTTTGTGAGGAGTGCCTGGGTGGTTCCCTGTGGTGTGGATCCCTGTGGGCAGAGCCAGGATGTGCCAGCACAAGGCGGCTGGTTATTGAGCAGGTGGgaagggcacagccaggcctcCTGCTTTATCTCTGACTGTCACTCCCCAcactcccctctgcagcagggctggtcacaggaagatatttttatatcataATGTACGTGGCCCCTATGGTGCTGGCAGTTTTAGGAGGAGTCCAGTATCCCTGGAAGCAGATGCAGGCTCTTCCGGAGCCCACCCAGTCAGCATAAACTTCAGTTTCAAGGGACACTGAATTATTGTGGGAAAATGACATGAATGCATCGCAACAAATCAAGACCTCTTGAGACTTTTGTTATAATTTATCAGCTAAAATTAAACTCTCGGTTTAAACATGAGCAGGGAGGCTGCCTTCAGGGAAAGCCAAGTCTGAGCCCAGCCTGATGTGCTTTGCTAATTGTCCATCCACAAAGTACCTCCACTCCAGGAGGGCACCTGGCATATTTTCACATGCAGCATTTAGAATGTAAAAACGTTGTacctgctgctgagcctggTTCTTGTCTCTAACTTGCTGCAGGCTTTCCTGATCTGTCATCCTGAAAGCACAGTCTGGAGTCTGGAGTGATGCTGAGTAGTTTTGCAGCATCTGGCTGTGAGACAACCATCTCACACATAGTGAACACCTCAGTGTATCTAAATCCATGGATAATTCTATTCTGGTTTCTTTTGTGGAGGGCGGGAGAAGGGATACTGCCTACCCTGCTATTACTGGAAGCCACAAATTGAATATTTGAGTATAAAAAGACTTGGCAAGTAAACCTGATCATACATCATTCTCAATTATTCCTTGTTAGTCCTTCTGTTGAAAAATGAGTGAAAGGATACGAGTTAGTAAGAACAAAGAagagggtgggaaaggaccGCTGAAATATGAACTTGTTGTAGTTTGTAACTTTTACTAAAAACGTTTTTCTTACAATAATCTTAGGAGAGCGTTGATTTCCACAGAAGAGCACTTGTGCTACAGGCCAGTCTGGAGAGGCAGAAGTCTCTCAAAACCTAGGAATTTTGTTTGCTCCTTTATAACAGGATTTTTGTGCCTTCCCTTTATTAAACTAAGAGCAAAGGTGAAAAATAGAGGATAAACTTGTAAGGAATTTTGATAGTGCTGTAAGGCATGAGCTAAGCAACCTTGCTGCTTGCTCAGTTAGTGACTGCTTCAGCACACTGTGTGATGTTTCAATCACTTGCTTCCCCTGACAGAGATTAAAAGCATCTGACATTGCCAGGACTGCTGCAAAATTGCAATCGTTGTGTCCATGCTTCATCTTGGTGACCCCCAAGGGAACTCGTTATGGGTATTGTT is a window of Sylvia atricapilla isolate bSylAtr1 chromosome 4, bSylAtr1.pri, whole genome shotgun sequence DNA encoding:
- the SLC10A4 gene encoding sodium/bile acid cotransporter 4 produces the protein MASSAQPPAGGGPDGGSLAGDGDTFGDRSLSQGLSVLVGLGLCVTMLGLGCAVELGQLGQQLRRPVGLLLALLGQFVAMPLLAFLLALIFALDEVAAVAVLLCGCCPGGNLSNLMSVLVDGDMNLSIIMTASSTLLALFLMPLCLWIYSRHWINTAVVQLLPLGAVSLTLGSTLLPIGLGVLIRYRHPRAADLMVKISLWSLLVTLVVLFILTGTMLGPDLLAQIPASVYAIAVLMPLAGYALGYGLATVFKMPPHCRRTVSLETGCQNVQLCTAILKLTFSPELIGSMYMFPLLYALFQSAEAGLFVLAYKMYGKDSYKQDTLGEEEDTDISYKKLKEEEVADTSYGTVTTEEHNSIQMEPTQTAL